In a genomic window of Vibrio gigantis:
- a CDS encoding MFS transporter produces the protein MKRKTPPYLTGRFFDGISSGLFMLALPWLMLATPNMGTFVALTALVCTITTFLATPYFSALIDRHSRKNILIIAQVIQASTAFIVAAIYWFGVGSIVVLGAAQLIFWVSSSLAWHTNNAFTQENYDHHEYAKISSHQEIILQSTTLGAGALGVVLLEQWSIIEFAIFAGIASSISAVSYLVTPYRRQITESVNTPFKQQLVEIKDVFSQSPQFYGFLIVSCLSYPMVTFLSRLIPIWFSELDITGDWLALYNISLGMGALIIGVSLPLILKSASHKTIIQIAMYIIGLSLLLMSQAENPAYLIVLTFIFGAFNALNRIARTNWMHHAVAIKQRGRVDGGLALFATLTQSLSYVLIAVLAQADAIIYSFTIAGTVVLAATFWMGKLGRQIKPECTLANQC, from the coding sequence ATGAAAAGAAAAACACCACCCTACCTTACCGGACGCTTCTTTGATGGCATTAGCTCGGGGCTATTTATGTTGGCACTTCCTTGGTTAATGCTAGCAACGCCCAATATGGGCACTTTTGTTGCGCTCACGGCTCTGGTTTGTACGATCACCACTTTTCTTGCTACGCCCTATTTTTCAGCCTTGATCGACCGCCATTCTCGTAAAAATATTTTGATCATCGCGCAGGTAATCCAGGCTTCAACCGCATTTATTGTCGCTGCAATTTACTGGTTTGGCGTCGGTTCTATTGTCGTCTTGGGTGCCGCTCAACTCATTTTTTGGGTTTCAAGTAGCCTCGCCTGGCACACCAACAATGCCTTTACGCAAGAGAATTACGACCACCATGAATATGCCAAGATTTCGAGTCACCAAGAGATTATTTTGCAGTCAACAACCTTGGGTGCTGGCGCTCTTGGCGTTGTGTTACTCGAGCAGTGGAGCATTATTGAATTTGCGATTTTTGCAGGTATTGCCTCGAGCATTTCAGCGGTAAGTTACCTGGTGACACCTTACAGAAGACAAATCACGGAGAGTGTGAATACACCATTCAAACAGCAATTGGTCGAAATTAAAGATGTGTTCTCTCAATCGCCTCAATTTTATGGTTTCCTGATCGTTTCTTGTCTCTCATATCCGATGGTGACCTTTTTAAGCCGCTTAATTCCGATTTGGTTTTCAGAACTGGATATCACCGGAGACTGGCTTGCACTTTACAATATCTCTCTCGGCATGGGGGCACTGATTATTGGGGTATCTTTACCACTGATTCTGAAGTCTGCATCTCACAAAACAATCATCCAAATAGCGATGTACATCATCGGACTCTCTTTATTGTTGATGAGCCAAGCAGAGAATCCTGCGTATCTTATTGTTCTTACTTTTATTTTCGGTGCATTCAACGCACTCAATAGAATTGCCCGAACCAATTGGATGCACCATGCGGTAGCAATAAAACAAAGAGGAAGAGTAGATGGAGGGCTAGCGCTGTTCGCCACCTTAACCCAGAGCTTAAGTTATGTGTTGATTGCCGTATTGGCGCAAGCCGATGCGATTATTTATAGTTTTACCATTGCTGGAACCGTGGTTCTGGCTGCCACATTTTGGATGGGTAAACTTGGCAGACAAATCAAGCCAGAATGTACCTTAGCGAATCAATGTTAA
- a CDS encoding DsbA family oxidoreductase translates to MSKKLQLDIISDVMCPWCVVGYKNLEQAVSELGLEQQIELEWQPFELNPDMPQEGENLREHIMRKYGSSAEESQRSREQLAARGKAVGFDFNFYDSMRMVNSRHLHVLLDFALAYGKQTDLKLRFFTAHFSEQKDLSDLDVIAQELKAVGLDATKALKRLKNIDNLKQIEAQEFEWQRMGISAVPTVVFNRKSAVTGAQTVETYKQILQELIVES, encoded by the coding sequence ATGAGTAAGAAACTTCAACTCGATATTATTTCTGACGTAATGTGCCCATGGTGCGTCGTCGGTTACAAAAACTTAGAGCAAGCCGTTTCAGAGCTTGGGCTAGAGCAACAGATTGAACTTGAATGGCAGCCGTTTGAGTTGAATCCAGATATGCCGCAAGAGGGTGAAAACCTGCGTGAGCATATCATGAGAAAATACGGTTCTAGTGCAGAAGAAAGTCAGCGTTCACGCGAGCAACTGGCGGCTCGTGGCAAAGCGGTAGGGTTCGATTTCAATTTTTATGACAGCATGAGAATGGTGAATTCACGCCACTTACATGTGCTGCTTGATTTTGCTCTAGCTTACGGAAAACAGACTGATTTGAAGCTACGCTTCTTCACAGCGCATTTTTCAGAGCAGAAAGACCTGTCAGATCTGGATGTTATTGCGCAAGAGCTTAAAGCGGTTGGCTTAGATGCAACGAAGGCACTGAAACGCTTAAAGAACATCGACAACTTAAAGCAAATAGAAGCGCAAGAGTTCGAATGGCAACGCATGGGGATCTCTGCGGTTCCTACCGTGGTATTTAACCGCAAGAGTGCAGTCACTGGCGCGCAGACGGTTGAAACGTACAAGCAGATTCTTCAAGAGCTTATTGTTGAATCATAA